CCCGCCCCAGCGCGGAAACCGAACTGCACACGCAAATCTATCGCCGCTACCCCGACATCAACGTGGTGCTGCACACCCACTCGCGCACCCAGAGCGTCGCCTCGCGCCTGTTCGCCAAGGACGGTGTGGTGAAGTTGGAAGGCTGGGAGCTGCAGAAGGCCATCGCCGGCCAGACCACGCACGACGCCGAGCTGGCGATCCCGGTGTTCCCCAACACGCAGCACATGCCTGAACTGGTCGCCCAAGTGGATGCGTGGCTGGACAGCGGCCGCCCGCTGCACGCCTATCTCATCAACGGCCACGGCATCTATACCTGGGGCCGCGACATGGCCGAAACGCGTCGCCACCTGGAGGCGCTGGAATTCCTGCTCGGCTGCGAACTTGATCTCCGGAGGTTGTCGGCATGAGCCGTCTGCGCATTTTCAGCGACACCCAGCCCCAGGCGCCGCTCTCGGTCCATACGGAACACGCGGACATTGCCCATGAGCTGTCCCGCATCGGCGTGCGCTTCGAGCAATGGGATGCCAGCCAGCCCATTGCCCCGGGCGCGAGCCAGGACGACGTGATCGCAGCCTACCGGGGCGATATCGATCGCCTGATGTCCGAGGAGGGTTACCAGGCCGTCGACGTGATCAGCCTGAAGCCAGACCACCCGGACCGCGCTGTGCTGCGCCAGAAGTTCCTGAGCGAACACACGCACAGCGAGGACGAGGTGCGCTTCTTCGTGGCCGGTGCCGGCCAGTTCACGCTGCATGTGAACGGCAAGGTTTACGACGTGCTGTGCGAACAGGGCGACCTGATCGGCGTGCCGGACGGCACCCGCCACTGGTTCGACATGAGCGAATCGCCGTACTTCGTGGCCATCCGCCTGTTCACCAACAAGGAAGGCTGGGTGGCGCAGTTCACCGGCGAAGACATCGCCACGAAGTTCCCCCGCATGACGCCGCACGCCTCCGCCGAAGCGGCCTGAACACCCCGCCCGGCCGCTTGCCGGCCGGGTGAACCGGATCATGAACCGGAACGCCGACCCTCGCCCCCGGGGGCCGGCGCCGGTAAGCTTGTCCCCCTCCCTGCCCCGGCACGCCCGCATGACTGTCATCCGCGCCATCGTTACCGATATCGAAGGCACTACCAGCTCGATCAGCTTCGTCAAGGACGTGCTGTTCCCGTACGCCTACGAGCGCCTGCCGGCCTTCATCGAAACGCATGGCGACACGCCGGAGGTGCGGCACTGGCTGCACGAGGCGGCCAAGGAGGCGGGCATCGTCGAGGCGCCGCGCCAGGAAGTGATCGAGCTGCTGCTGCGCTGGATCAAGGAGGACCGCAAGTCCACGGCGCTGAAGGCGCTGCAGGGCATGATCTGGCAGGAGGGTTATGCCAGCGGCGAGTACCAGGCGCACGTCTACCCGGAAGTGTCGGCAAAGCTGCACGCCTGGCGCGGCGAGGGCATGCACCTGTACGTCTATTCCTCCGGTTCCGTGCCGGCGCAGAAACTGTTCTTCCGCTACAGCGAGGCGGGCGACCTGACGCCGATGTTCTCCGGTTATTTCGACACCGAGACCGGCCCGAAGCGTGAGCGCCACTCCTATGAGCGCATCGCCGAAGCCATCGGCGAGCAGCCGGCACACATCCTGTTCCTTTCCGACATCGTGGAAGAACTGGATGCCGCGCGCGAGGCCGGGTTCAGCACGGGCTGGCTGCTGCGTGAACCGCTGGACATGCCGGCGGCGCCGCGCCATCCGGCCCATCGCACGTTCGACGACATCACTCCCTGATCGCCAACGGTTGCCGCCATGCGTACCGCCCTGACCGCCCTGCTCGCCTTCGCAGCCGGCGTACTGCTGATGGTGGGCCTGTCCCATCACGCGCCCGTCGCGGATAGCGGGCAGGAACAGGCGGCCCAAAACTCCTCGGCCCCCGCACCAGCCAGCACGGCCAGCACCGACGAAGACGGCGCGACAGCCGACAACTGGCCCCCACAGGCGCCATCGCCCGAACAGGTGATGTACGCGCAGCGCAACATGGTGCACAAGGCGCTGGCCGAACTCGGGCCGCGCACGCCGGGCCATCCCAACCTCTACGTCGTGGCGTTCGGCGCCGACGGCGGCGAAGACGTGTTCCGCAACGAGGCCGAGTACGCGGCCAGGATGTTCCCGCAGCGCTTCGGCCCGGATGCGCACGTGGTCGTGCTGGAGAACAACCCGGGCACACTCGAGCGGCACCCGCTGGCCACCTGGAGCAATCTCGAGGAAACGCTCGATGGCCTCGCCACCCTGATGAAGCCGGACGAGGACATCCTGCTGGTCTACCTCACCACGCACGGCGACGAAGACCACAACCTGCTGGTGGACATGGATCCCCTGCCGCTGGACCAGATCGGCGCCAGCGATCTCCCGGACATCCTCGCCAAGCACCCGTTCAAGTGGAAGGTGGTGGTGGTGAATGCCTGCTACTCCGGTGGCTTCGTGCCGGCGCTACAGGGCCCCGGCACTCTGGTCATCACGGCGGCGCGCGCGGACCGCAGCTCGTTCGGCTGCGGTGCCGACTCGGACATCACCTACTTCGGGCATGCCTGGCTGGTCGATGGCCTCAACCGCACCACGGACTTCATGGAAGCCTACCGCCAGGCATCGGCCGAGATCGCGCAGTGGGAAGCCAAGGACAAGCTGACTCCCTCCGAACCGCAGATGAGCGTGGGTACCGGCATCGCCGAGCAGCTGGCCCTGTGGCGCAAGCACGTGACGCCCGGCCCTGTCGTTGTGTTCAAGCCGGCGGTGCCGGCAACGGCACTCGGCCGGCCTGGCGAGTCGCACTGACCAGCTGCCGATCCTCCAAACCCGCCCCAGTCTTCCTCACCGTCATTCCGGCGCAGGCCGGAGGCGCTTTTCAACAGCCGAATGGCTGGTCATCCAGTAACGAAAACGTCCGGTTTTTGCGGAACGGTCAGCATGACTAGTCTCGACGCGACAACCGAGCACAGACGCCACTGGATGACCAGCCATTCGGCTGTTGAAAAGCGCCTCCGGCCTGCGCCGGAATGACGGTGAGGGGTAGCGCGCCTTGCGGAGTATGTTGAACAACGCCCCTTCGTCACGCCGGCACGGGACTGCGCGCCTGCCAGATCCAGCGCTCCGCACTGAGCGGCGCGTTCTGCCCATCGAGCGGAAACAGCACGGCGCTACGGGGCGCGATGCGAAGCTCCGCGCCGGCACGTAAGCCCAGCCGCGCCAGGTCCTCACTCGCCATGTCCGCTTCCAGCGACAGATCCAGCGAGGCGACGTGGAGATCCAGATGGGCCACGCTGCCCGCCAGGTAGATGTGCCGCAGGTGCGCGTCCCAGGCCGGCTCTGACGTGGGCACCGCCAACCGCAGCTGCTCCGGCCGCACATAGGCCACGGCGTCGGTAAAGCGCCCTTGCCAGGGATCGTCGTCGGGCATCCAGCCTCCGGCAGCGAAGCCGCCATCTTGGCGCCGCACCGCAAAACGGTTCACCTTGCCGATGAACTCGCATACGAAAGGCGTGGCGGGCTGGTGGTAGATGACCTCGGGCGGCCCCACCTGCTCGATGCGCCCGTTGTTCATCACGGCGATGCGGTCGGCCAGCTCAAGCGCCTCTTCCTGGTCGTGCGTGACGAAGATGGTGGTGAGATCCAGCTCCTCGTGCAGCTCGCGCAGCCAGCGCCGCAGGTTCACGCGCACCTGCGCATCGAGCGCGCCGAACGGCTCGTCCAGCAGCAGCATGTCCGGCTCCACGGCAAGCGCCCGGGCCAGCGCCACGCGCTGCCGCTGGCCACCGGAAAGTTGCGCCGGATATCGGTGCCCCATGCCGTCCAGCTTCACGCGATGCAGCAGCCGGTCCACGCGCGCCCGGATCTCGCTGCGGGGCGGACGCGAACGCCATGGCCGCACGCGCAACCCGAAGGCAATGTTCTCGATCACGGTGAGGTGGCGAAACAAGGCGTAATGCTGGAAGACCATGCCGATGCGGCGCTCGCGTGCCGGCGTGGCGAGAAAGTTTTCGCCGTTGTTCAACACACTGCCGCTGTCGGGATAATCGAGTCCGGCAAGGATGCGCAGCAGCGTCGTCTTGCCCGAGCCGGACGGGCCGAGCAAGGCCAGGAACTCGCCCGGCGCAATGCTCAGGCTGACATCGTCCAGTGCCTGGAAACCAGCGAAGCGGCGGTGGAGTCGGGACAATTCAAGCACGTTGCGACCCTCTCAATGTCCGCCGGGCGCGTGCGCGGCGATTTCATCGCCGTAGCGCCATTCCAGCAGGGTTTTCACCGCCAGCGTCACCAGCGCCAGCAAGGCCAGCAGCGAGGCGACTGCAAAGGCGCCGACGTATTCGTATTCGTTGTAGCGCATCTCCACTTCCAGCGGCATGGTGGTGGTAAGTCCGCGGATATGGCCCGACACCACGGACACTGCGCCGAACTCGCCCATGGCGCGCGCATTGCACAGCAGCACGCCGTAAAGCAGCGCCCAGCGGATGTTGGGCAAGGTGACACGGAAGAACATCTGCCAGCCGCTCGCGCCAAGCACGCGGGCGGCCTCCTCCTCTTCGCTGCCTTGTGCCTGCATCAACGGAATGAGCTCGCGAGCCACAAAGGGCAACGTCACGAAAATGGTCGCCAGCACAAGACTGGGCACCGCGAAGATGATCTTGATGCCATGGCTGTCCAGCCACGGCCCGAACCAGCCCTGTGCGCCGAACAACAGCACATAGACCAGGCCGGACACTACCGGCGACACGGAGAACGGCAGATCGATGATGGCGCCCAGCAACGCCTTGCCGCGGAACTCGAAGCGCGTCATCGCCCACGCCGCGGCCACACCGAATACCACGTTCATCGGCACGGCAATGGCAGCGACCAGCAGCGTAAGGCGAATGGCGGACCATGCCTCGGGCTCCCGGATGGCCTCCAGGTACGGCCCAAGGCCTTGCCGGAAGGCCTCGACAAACACCGTTGCCAGCGGCAACAGCAGGAACAGCACCAGGAATACCAGCGCCAGCACGATCAGCAATACGTGCACGACGCGGCGCGGCCACGCCACCGGACGCGAGCGCAGCGGCGCGCTCACGCCGAACGCTCCGCCCAGCGCCGGCTCCAGCGCTGCAACAGCGCCACCAGCACCAGTAGCCCGAACGACAGCGACAGCATGGCCACGCCCAGTGCCGCCGCGCCGGCGACATCGAACTGCTCAAGCTTCTGCACGATCAGCAAGGGCGCGATCTCCGAGCGCATCGGGATATTGCCGGCGATGAAGATCACCGAACCGTACTCACCCACCGCGCGCGCCAGCGCCAACGCAAAGCCGGTCAGCAAGGTCGGCGCCAGCATGGGCAGGATCACCCGGAAGAACGCCTGCCAGCGCTGCGCGCCCAGGCTCTCGGCGGCTTCCTCCACGTCGCGCTCCAGCGAGGCCAGCACTGGCTGCAGGGTGCGCACCACGAAGGGAAAACCCACGAAGATCATGGCAACGAAGACGCCCAGTGGCGTATAGGCCACCTTGATGCCCAGTGGCTCCAGCCACCGCCCGATCCAGCCATTGGAGGCATACAGCGTGGTCAGGGCAATGCCGGCCACGGCCGTCGGCAGGGCGAAAGGAAGATCCACCAGCGCATCGAAAAGACGGCGCCCCGGAAAGCGGTAGCGCACCAGCACCCAACCCACCAAAAGGCCGATCACGACATTGATGAGCGCCGCCAACACCGCGCCGCCGACACTCAAGCGCAGCGCCGCCAGCGTGCGCGGTGCGGACAGTAGGCGGATCAGCCCTTCGAATCCGATGCCGGAGGCCTTCCACGCCAGCGCCGCCAACGGCAGCAGCACGATCAACCCGAGATAGGCCACCGCATAGCCGAGGCTGATGCCGAATCCCGGGAGCACGCGCTTGCGCATACGGTCAGCTTCCCGGTCCCAGCTGGTCGAAGAGTGCGCCGTCGGCGAAGAACTTGGCCTGCACCTGGCGCCAGTCCCCGAACAGCTCGCCCAGGGTGAACGTATGCGTCGCCGGGAACTGGCTGGCATAGCGCGCTGCCACGTCGGCGGAGCGTGGACGATAGAAATTCTTCGCCGCGATCTCCTGGCCCTGCGGCGAATACAGGAATGCCACATAAGCCTGCGCCACCGCACGCGTGCCGTGCTTGTCCACATTGCTGTCCACCACCGCCACCGGCGGCTCGGCCACGATGGTGACGGAAGGCACCACGATCTCGAAGGTGTCGCCGCCCAGCTGCCGCTTGGCGAGCAAGGCCTCGTTCTCCCACGCGATCAGCACGTCGCCCACGCCACGTTGCACGAAGGTGTTGGTGGCGCCGCGCGCACCCGTGTCGAGCACCGGCACATGCCGGTACAGCTCTTTCACATAGGTTTTGGCGGTGGTGTCACTACCGCCCGGCTGCTTCAACGCATAGCCCCAGGCGGCAAGGAAGTTCCACCGCGCACCACCCGAGGATTTCGGGTTCGGCGTCACCACCTGCACGCCCGGACGTACCAGATCGCCCCAATCCCTGATGTGCTTGGGATTGCCCTTGCGCACCAGGAACACGATGGTCGAGGTATAGGGCGTGGCGTTGTCGGGCAGCTTCTTCTGCCAGTCCTTCGCCAGCAGGCCGCGATCGGCGATCGCGTCGATGTCGTAGGCCAGGGCCAGCGTCACCACGTCGGCCGGCAAGCCGTCGACCACCGAGCGCGCCTGCTTGCCCGAACCGCCATGGGACATGCGGATGCTGACGGCGTCGCCATGCTGCGCCTTCCACTGGGCGGCAAAGGCCGTGTTGATCTGCCGGTACAGTTCGCGCGTCGGGTCATAGGAGACGTTGAGCAGCGCCACGTCTCCGGCGAAGACGGCAGCCGACAACAGCACGCTGGCTGCGGCGAGCAGTACGACGATGGCCTTCCTCATGGCGCCTCCCGCGGAACGATGGACCCGCAGACTAGCGTTGGCCGGCAAGGCTGCGAAATCGCAATATGGCATAACCTCATGTCGCGACCTTGCGCCGCATCAGCGAGGAAGCGTCTGATTTGCGCATGGGGCGTCATCAACACGGGCATGCACGTCAGGGAAGCTCGTTCGCGCGTTCGCAGGAAACGCCACGCTCCTGCGCCAGACGCTCGGCCAGGCGGTGCGCGGCCACGCGGATCTCCGGCATCGCCGTGCACTCCCACAGGTTGCCGCGCAGCAACGAGCCGATGGCATACAGGCCGGGTTGCAATCGCCCCTCGGCATCCGTCAGTTGCCCGTCCGGGCGGGCCAGCACGCCCAACTGCAGGGGGTCGGCCGTGGCCAGGCCATCACGCAGCAGTTGTGACAGCAAATCATGCGCGCCATAGGCCACGGCG
This genomic interval from Dyella japonica A8 contains the following:
- a CDS encoding methylthioribulose 1-phosphate dehydratase — its product is MSQVLPDTISPALFAERSDAIADAARELAAAGWTPATSSNFSMRIDGDHAAITISGRDKGKLGRDDIMLIDMSGKAVGTSARPSAETELHTQIYRRYPDINVVLHTHSRTQSVASRLFAKDGVVKLEGWELQKAIAGQTTHDAELAIPVFPNTQHMPELVAQVDAWLDSGRPLHAYLINGHGIYTWGRDMAETRRHLEALEFLLGCELDLRRLSA
- a CDS encoding 1,2-dihydroxy-3-keto-5-methylthiopentene dioxygenase, encoding MSRLRIFSDTQPQAPLSVHTEHADIAHELSRIGVRFEQWDASQPIAPGASQDDVIAAYRGDIDRLMSEEGYQAVDVISLKPDHPDRAVLRQKFLSEHTHSEDEVRFFVAGAGQFTLHVNGKVYDVLCEQGDLIGVPDGTRHWFDMSESPYFVAIRLFTNKEGWVAQFTGEDIATKFPRMTPHASAEAA
- the mtnC gene encoding acireductone synthase, producing the protein MTVIRAIVTDIEGTTSSISFVKDVLFPYAYERLPAFIETHGDTPEVRHWLHEAAKEAGIVEAPRQEVIELLLRWIKEDRKSTALKALQGMIWQEGYASGEYQAHVYPEVSAKLHAWRGEGMHLYVYSSGSVPAQKLFFRYSEAGDLTPMFSGYFDTETGPKRERHSYERIAEAIGEQPAHILFLSDIVEELDAAREAGFSTGWLLREPLDMPAAPRHPAHRTFDDITP
- a CDS encoding C13 family peptidase produces the protein MRTALTALLAFAAGVLLMVGLSHHAPVADSGQEQAAQNSSAPAPASTASTDEDGATADNWPPQAPSPEQVMYAQRNMVHKALAELGPRTPGHPNLYVVAFGADGGEDVFRNEAEYAARMFPQRFGPDAHVVVLENNPGTLERHPLATWSNLEETLDGLATLMKPDEDILLVYLTTHGDEDHNLLVDMDPLPLDQIGASDLPDILAKHPFKWKVVVVNACYSGGFVPALQGPGTLVITAARADRSSFGCGADSDITYFGHAWLVDGLNRTTDFMEAYRQASAEIAQWEAKDKLTPSEPQMSVGTGIAEQLALWRKHVTPGPVVVFKPAVPATALGRPGESH
- a CDS encoding sulfate/molybdate ABC transporter ATP-binding protein, with the translated sequence MLELSRLHRRFAGFQALDDVSLSIAPGEFLALLGPSGSGKTTLLRILAGLDYPDSGSVLNNGENFLATPARERRIGMVFQHYALFRHLTVIENIAFGLRVRPWRSRPPRSEIRARVDRLLHRVKLDGMGHRYPAQLSGGQRQRVALARALAVEPDMLLLDEPFGALDAQVRVNLRRWLRELHEELDLTTIFVTHDQEEALELADRIAVMNNGRIEQVGPPEVIYHQPATPFVCEFIGKVNRFAVRRQDGGFAAGGWMPDDDPWQGRFTDAVAYVRPEQLRLAVPTSEPAWDAHLRHIYLAGSVAHLDLHVASLDLSLEADMASEDLARLGLRAGAELRIAPRSAVLFPLDGQNAPLSAERWIWQARSPVPA
- the cysW gene encoding sulfate ABC transporter permease subunit CysW; its protein translation is MSAPLRSRPVAWPRRVVHVLLIVLALVFLVLFLLLPLATVFVEAFRQGLGPYLEAIREPEAWSAIRLTLLVAAIAVPMNVVFGVAAAWAMTRFEFRGKALLGAIIDLPFSVSPVVSGLVYVLLFGAQGWFGPWLDSHGIKIIFAVPSLVLATIFVTLPFVARELIPLMQAQGSEEEEAARVLGASGWQMFFRVTLPNIRWALLYGVLLCNARAMGEFGAVSVVSGHIRGLTTTMPLEVEMRYNEYEYVGAFAVASLLALLALVTLAVKTLLEWRYGDEIAAHAPGGH
- the cysT gene encoding sulfate ABC transporter permease subunit CysT, yielding MRKRVLPGFGISLGYAVAYLGLIVLLPLAALAWKASGIGFEGLIRLLSAPRTLAALRLSVGGAVLAALINVVIGLLVGWVLVRYRFPGRRLFDALVDLPFALPTAVAGIALTTLYASNGWIGRWLEPLGIKVAYTPLGVFVAMIFVGFPFVVRTLQPVLASLERDVEEAAESLGAQRWQAFFRVILPMLAPTLLTGFALALARAVGEYGSVIFIAGNIPMRSEIAPLLIVQKLEQFDVAGAAALGVAMLSLSFGLLVLVALLQRWSRRWAERSA
- a CDS encoding sulfate ABC transporter substrate-binding protein codes for the protein MRKAIVVLLAAASVLLSAAVFAGDVALLNVSYDPTRELYRQINTAFAAQWKAQHGDAVSIRMSHGGSGKQARSVVDGLPADVVTLALAYDIDAIADRGLLAKDWQKKLPDNATPYTSTIVFLVRKGNPKHIRDWGDLVRPGVQVVTPNPKSSGGARWNFLAAWGYALKQPGGSDTTAKTYVKELYRHVPVLDTGARGATNTFVQRGVGDVLIAWENEALLAKRQLGGDTFEIVVPSVTIVAEPPVAVVDSNVDKHGTRAVAQAYVAFLYSPQGQEIAAKNFYRPRSADVAARYASQFPATHTFTLGELFGDWRQVQAKFFADGALFDQLGPGS